One Stenotrophomonas maltophilia R551-3 genomic window, CCGCGCAGCTGCAGCGATGCACGGCTGCTGCTGCAGGCGATTGTCGAGTGGGGCGTGGAGCGGACGCTGTCGCGTATCGAGGGCGCGTTCGGTTTCAGTGTCTGGGACCGGGAGTCGCGCGCGCTGTGGCTGGCACGTGACCCGGTAGGCGAGCGGCCGCTGTACTACGGTTGGTACCAGGGCCAGTTCCTGTTCGCCTCCGAACTGAAGGCGCTGCAGGCGTTCGCCGGCTTTGCGCCGAGCATCGACCAGGATGCGCTGAGCCTGCTGCTGCGCCACGACTATGTCCCGGCGCCGCACACCATCTACCGCGGCATCCACAAGCTGGTGGCCGGCGCGATGCTGCGCATCGACCTCAACGACCATGCCGCCGGGGGCTCGAGCCAGGCTGCGCAGGGCGGGTCGCGCTACTGGTGCGCGCGCGAGGCGATGCACAGCGCGCTGCAGGAACCGCTGCAGCCGGCGCCGAGCCTGGAACAGGCCACCGACCAGCTGGAAGCGGTGTTGCAGAAGGCCATCGCCGCTCGCATGCACTCGCCGCTGGCCTGCGGCGCGTTCCTGTCCGGCGGCACCGATTCGTCGCTGGTGACGGCGATGATGCAGGCCCAATCGACCCTGCCGATCGAGGCATGGACGGTGGGCTTCGACGATCCGGGCCACGATGAGAGCGACTGGGCCACGCAGGTCGCACGCCACCTGGGCGTGCAGCATCACCTGCACCGCATGGACGCGCGCCAGGGACTGGACCTGCTGCAGCGCCTGCCGCAGGTCTGGTGCGAACCGTTCGCCGACGCCTCGCAGCTGCCGACCCTGTTGGCCAGCGAGCTGCTGGGCGCGCGTAAGCCGGTGGCGCTGACCGGTGATGGTGGCGATGAGCTGTTCTTCGGCCATCCCAGCTATGGCCGCGCACTGCGTAACGCACGCCTGTGTGGTGGCCTGCCGGACTGGGTACGCGACCTGGCACGGCGCAGCGGCAACCGCATGAACGTCGAACGTGGGCGCCTTGGTGGCTGGCGCGCGCTGGTAGCCGAGGTCGCTGCCAACGACGTGGAAGGCCATTACCTGCAGCGCGTGACGCGCT contains:
- the asnB gene encoding asparagine synthase (glutamine-hydrolyzing), giving the protein MSGVVGAWLPPAEDEHLLQQLAPMLRALQQRGRGRIGYWTDAEAGLALGHCRAPTDTPLQPLSSDCGRYVLCLDGRLYNRADLQSQLRDLPRSCSDARLLLQAIVEWGVERTLSRIEGAFGFSVWDRESRALWLARDPVGERPLYYGWYQGQFLFASELKALQAFAGFAPSIDQDALSLLLRHDYVPAPHTIYRGIHKLVAGAMLRIDLNDHAAGGSSQAAQGGSRYWCAREAMHSALQEPLQPAPSLEQATDQLEAVLQKAIAARMHSPLACGAFLSGGTDSSLVTAMMQAQSTLPIEAWTVGFDDPGHDESDWATQVARHLGVQHHLHRMDARQGLDLLQRLPQVWCEPFADASQLPTLLASELLGARKPVALTGDGGDELFFGHPSYGRALRNARLCGGLPDWVRDLARRSGNRMNVERGRLGGWRALVAEVAANDVEGHYLQRVTRWRQPAQVVLGAREPMTIFQQQDTALPAEARIQLLDFRMDLAEGILAKVDRAGMAAGVETRAPLLDMDVVRLAWRLPQHLKYHDGEHKRILKHLLARYLPEPLVYRPKRGFGPPMARWLAGPLRDWAEALLDPQLLRNQGCFDAVRVRGIWEAFLRGERKWHTHLWNVLMFQAWHQHWHGGRGR